One Pseudomonas sp. MH9.2 DNA segment encodes these proteins:
- a CDS encoding alpha/beta hydrolase, which yields MSMPVEEVRLSLPHIELAAHLFGPEDGQPVIALHGWLDNANSFARLAPQLKGLRIVALDLAGHGHSDHRPVGSGYTLWDYVHDVLHVAEQLGWKRFSLLGHSLGAIISVVLAGALPERVTRLALIDGVIPPTGEASNAAERLGMALQAQLNLSNKRKPVYSDLERAVEARMKGLVAVSREAAELLAQRGLMPVPGGYTWRSDSRLTLASPMRLTREQAMAFVKRVSCPTHLVVAGQGMLAQHSELLSQLTFETTTLPGGHHLHLNDEEGARAVADCFNRFYAVP from the coding sequence ATGAGCATGCCCGTCGAAGAAGTCCGCCTGAGCCTGCCGCATATTGAATTGGCCGCGCACCTGTTCGGGCCTGAAGACGGTCAGCCGGTGATCGCTTTGCATGGTTGGCTGGACAACGCCAACAGCTTTGCCCGCCTGGCACCGCAGCTCAAAGGCTTGCGTATCGTGGCCCTGGATCTGGCCGGGCATGGTCACTCCGATCATCGTCCGGTGGGTTCCGGTTATACCCTGTGGGACTATGTGCATGACGTGCTGCATGTCGCCGAGCAACTGGGCTGGAAGCGCTTTTCCCTGCTTGGGCATTCATTGGGTGCGATTATTTCGGTGGTGTTGGCGGGTGCGCTGCCTGAGCGTGTGACCCGTCTGGCACTGATCGATGGCGTTATCCCACCAACCGGCGAAGCCAGTAATGCGGCCGAGCGGTTGGGCATGGCCCTGCAAGCACAACTGAACCTGTCGAATAAGCGCAAACCTGTCTATAGCGATCTGGAACGAGCCGTCGAGGCGCGGATGAAAGGGCTGGTTGCCGTCAGCCGTGAAGCGGCAGAACTGCTGGCTCAACGAGGGTTGATGCCAGTGCCGGGAGGGTACACCTGGCGCAGTGATAGCCGGCTGACGCTGGCCTCTCCTATGCGTTTGACTCGTGAGCAGGCGATGGCGTTTGTCAAACGTGTCAGTTGCCCAACCCATCTGGTGGTGGCTGGGCAGGGCATGTTGGCCCAGCACAGCGAACTGCTGTCACAGCTGACTTTCGAGACCACGACCTTGCCTGGCGGCCATCATTTGCATTTGAATGACGAGGAGGGCGCGCGCGCTGTTGCAGACTGTTTCAATCGCTTTTATGCCGTTCCTTGA
- a CDS encoding alpha/beta hydrolase yields the protein MSQQVFFAHANGFPSATYGKLFDALAPDYAVAHLEQHAHDPRFPVNDNWLNLVDELIHHLRQQPEPVWGVGHSLGGVLHFHAALRCPELYRGVVMLDSPVLTWVDQWMIRAAKRFGFIDRITPAGRTLGRREAFADLNAARTYFAGKTLFRGFDPECLEAYLQHGLQQDGDQLRLRFDPATEISIYRSVPHTSPGRAQQLKVPLAVVRGLRSRVVMRHHAQSVKRMPQGEYLSMPGGHMFPLERPQDTAALLKTLFARWDARCAEQACA from the coding sequence ATGTCGCAACAGGTGTTTTTCGCTCACGCCAACGGATTTCCGTCGGCTACGTATGGCAAATTGTTCGACGCACTGGCGCCGGATTACGCCGTCGCACATCTGGAGCAGCACGCTCACGATCCACGCTTCCCGGTGAATGACAACTGGCTGAATCTGGTCGACGAGCTGATTCATCACCTGCGCCAGCAACCTGAACCTGTGTGGGGTGTAGGACACTCGTTGGGAGGTGTGCTGCACTTTCACGCAGCGTTGCGCTGTCCTGAGCTGTATCGCGGGGTGGTGATGCTCGATTCTCCGGTGCTGACGTGGGTTGATCAGTGGATGATTCGCGCCGCCAAACGCTTTGGTTTCATTGATCGTATCACCCCGGCCGGTCGCACTCTTGGACGCCGGGAGGCTTTCGCTGATCTGAACGCTGCCCGCACGTATTTCGCCGGCAAGACCTTGTTTCGCGGTTTCGATCCTGAATGTTTAGAGGCCTACCTGCAGCATGGTTTGCAACAGGACGGCGATCAGTTGCGCCTGCGTTTCGATCCAGCGACTGAAATCAGCATTTACCGCAGCGTGCCTCACACGAGTCCCGGTCGGGCGCAGCAGTTGAAAGTGCCACTGGCGGTGGTGCGGGGGCTACGCAGTCGGGTGGTCATGCGTCACCACGCCCAGTCGGTGAAACGTATGCCGCAAGGCGAGTACCTGTCCATGCCCGGTGGACATATGTTCCCGCTCGAGCGTCCACAAGACACTGCCGCTCTGCTCAAGACCTTGTTCGCTCGCTGGGATGCGCGTTGCGCCGAGCAGGCATGCGCATGA
- a CDS encoding hotdog fold thioesterase codes for MSVWLKTPDIDQLNALQKNTIGEVLDIRFEAFDESSLTASMVIDHRTHQPYGLLHGGASVVLAETVGSMASYLCIDPGKFFCVGLEVNANHLRGLRSGRVTAVARPVHIGRTTHVWDIRLTSDEGKASCVSRLTMAVVPVGEQPPAR; via the coding sequence ATGAGCGTATGGCTTAAAACTCCCGATATAGACCAACTCAACGCGCTGCAGAAAAATACCATTGGTGAAGTGCTGGACATTCGTTTCGAGGCATTCGACGAGAGCTCTCTGACCGCGAGCATGGTCATCGACCACCGTACTCATCAACCCTACGGCCTGTTACACGGCGGGGCGTCGGTGGTACTGGCTGAAACCGTGGGCTCCATGGCCAGTTACTTGTGTATTGATCCCGGAAAATTCTTTTGCGTAGGGCTGGAAGTCAACGCTAACCACCTGCGTGGTTTGCGCAGTGGTCGTGTCACCGCAGTCGCGCGCCCTGTGCATATCGGCCGCACCACTCACGTCTGGGACATCCGTCTGACCAGCGATGAAGGCAAGGCCAGCTGTGTTTCCCGTCTGACCATGGCTGTTGTGCCAGTAGGTGAGCAGCCGCCAGCGCGCTGA
- a CDS encoding AMP-binding protein → MSGAIRLPLDVFYEREARHPNKRYMVQPLAGGHVQTLSWSDVGDQARRAAHWLRRRELPQGSHIAIISKNCAHWIIADLAIWMAGHVSVPLYPNLTSESVAQVLEHSEAALVFVGKLDDWPSMAGGVRPGLPTVALPICPTADFDFNWSELQACAPIQDNPSPSSEQLATIIYTSGTTGLPKGVMHTFGGLAFAASHGVGLFQLGEQDRLLSYLPLCHVAERMFVEMASIYTGQTVFFAESLDTFLVDLKRARPTAMFGVPRIWTKFQMGVYDKMSAARLDALLRLPIIGKIVGRRVLAGLGLDALRIALSGAAPIPEALMNWYRRLGLEVLEVYGMTENCGYSHISLPGKQKIGWIGQPCPQVEVRIDPSGEVQVRSGATMQGYFKEPFKTAETITEDGFLRTGDKGEQDADGYLRLTGRLKEIFKTSKGKYVAPAPIENRLAVHTRIEQVCVVGDGLSAPLVLCVLSATGLQDAASGARSALHESLEVLLEEVNAALDKHERLRRLIVVKDSWAVENGFLTPTLKIKRAVIESTYGARFQEWSDRSEVVLWQE, encoded by the coding sequence ATGTCTGGCGCTATTCGTTTGCCTCTCGACGTATTCTACGAACGCGAAGCCCGTCATCCGAACAAACGCTATATGGTCCAGCCATTGGCAGGCGGCCACGTGCAGACGTTGAGCTGGTCTGATGTCGGAGATCAGGCCCGGCGCGCGGCACACTGGCTGCGCCGACGTGAATTGCCCCAAGGCAGCCATATTGCGATCATTTCCAAGAACTGCGCCCACTGGATCATTGCCGACCTGGCGATCTGGATGGCTGGCCATGTATCGGTGCCGTTGTATCCCAATCTGACATCTGAATCCGTTGCTCAAGTGCTGGAGCATTCCGAAGCGGCACTGGTGTTTGTCGGCAAGCTCGATGATTGGCCGAGCATGGCTGGCGGCGTCAGGCCCGGCTTGCCTACTGTTGCCTTGCCTATTTGCCCGACGGCCGACTTCGACTTCAACTGGTCCGAGCTGCAGGCCTGCGCGCCGATTCAGGACAACCCGTCGCCCTCGTCAGAGCAATTGGCGACCATTATCTACACGTCCGGCACCACCGGGCTGCCTAAGGGCGTGATGCATACCTTCGGTGGTTTGGCGTTCGCCGCCAGCCACGGGGTCGGCCTATTCCAGTTAGGGGAGCAGGATCGGCTGCTGTCCTACTTGCCGTTATGCCACGTGGCAGAGCGGATGTTCGTCGAGATGGCGTCAATCTATACGGGGCAAACGGTGTTTTTCGCTGAGAGTCTGGACACCTTTCTGGTCGATCTCAAGCGCGCCCGGCCCACTGCAATGTTCGGTGTGCCCCGTATCTGGACCAAGTTCCAGATGGGGGTCTACGACAAGATGTCCGCCGCTCGCCTCGACGCGCTCCTGCGCTTGCCGATCATCGGCAAAATCGTGGGCCGCAGAGTGCTGGCCGGGTTGGGGCTGGATGCGCTGCGCATCGCATTGTCCGGCGCCGCACCTATCCCCGAGGCGTTGATGAACTGGTACCGGCGCTTGGGCCTGGAGGTGCTGGAGGTCTACGGCATGACTGAAAATTGCGGTTATTCGCACATCAGCCTGCCGGGTAAGCAGAAAATTGGCTGGATCGGCCAGCCCTGTCCTCAAGTCGAGGTCCGGATTGATCCGAGCGGCGAAGTACAGGTGCGCAGCGGAGCGACCATGCAGGGTTATTTCAAGGAACCGTTCAAGACTGCCGAAACCATCACCGAGGATGGTTTTTTGCGCACGGGGGACAAAGGCGAGCAGGACGCCGACGGTTATTTACGCCTGACAGGCCGCCTGAAAGAGATTTTCAAAACCAGTAAAGGCAAGTACGTCGCGCCGGCACCCATCGAAAACCGTCTGGCCGTGCACACTCGCATCGAACAAGTGTGTGTGGTCGGCGACGGTTTGAGTGCGCCGCTGGTGTTGTGCGTGTTATCCGCAACAGGTCTGCAAGATGCAGCCAGCGGCGCCCGTAGCGCATTGCATGAGAGTCTGGAAGTGCTGCTTGAAGAGGTCAATGCTGCTCTCGACAAACATGAGCGCTTGCGCAGGCTGATCGTCGTGAAAGATAGTTGGGCGGTCGAGAATGGCTTTCTTACGCCGACCTTGAAAATAAAACGTGCGGTCATCGAGTCGACCTATGGCGCCCGCTTCCAGGAATGGAGCGATCGGTCCGAGGTTGTGCTGTGGCAAGAGTGA
- the sixA gene encoding phosphohistidine phosphatase SixA — MKLWILRHGEAHSHARSDAERELTAHGREDVLKSAAHLLGKPLNRIIASPYVRAQQTAELVHQVLGFNEPIVTVPWLTPDSDPQKVLSELDLYSTDDVLLVGHQPLVGALVGLLVDGHYREAQPMSTASLAELEGDFPLAGLMELCSIRHP, encoded by the coding sequence GTGAAATTGTGGATTTTGCGCCACGGCGAAGCTCACTCCCATGCGCGCAGCGATGCCGAGCGCGAACTGACCGCTCACGGTCGCGAAGACGTGCTAAAAAGTGCAGCGCACCTGCTGGGCAAGCCGCTGAACCGGATCATCGCCAGCCCCTATGTGCGTGCACAGCAGACGGCTGAACTGGTCCATCAAGTCCTCGGGTTCAACGAGCCGATCGTGACCGTTCCCTGGTTGACTCCGGACAGCGACCCGCAAAAGGTTCTGAGCGAACTGGATCTGTATTCGACGGACGATGTGCTCCTGGTCGGCCATCAACCGCTGGTGGGAGCGCTGGTGGGATTGCTTGTCGACGGTCATTACCGGGAGGCCCAACCCATGAGCACCGCCAGCCTGGCTGAGCTCGAAGGGGATTTTCCGCTGGCGGGTCTGATGGAACTGTGCAGCATTCGGCATCCTTGA
- a CDS encoding DUF4389 domain-containing protein gives MLLFVLIWQLAQVVLGCVVLVQVGYRLIYGAPSGSLMNFGDSVSQYLAQIGRFGAFHSDQKPWPFADWPAPRAPEGEAPHCVAPAPHPVRDEEPKL, from the coding sequence ATGCTGCTGTTCGTATTGATCTGGCAATTGGCACAAGTCGTGCTCGGCTGCGTGGTGTTGGTGCAGGTGGGCTACCGCCTGATCTACGGCGCTCCGAGTGGCAGCTTGATGAACTTTGGCGACAGCGTGAGTCAGTACCTGGCGCAGATCGGCCGTTTCGGCGCGTTCCACAGCGACCAGAAACCCTGGCCTTTCGCCGATTGGCCTGCGCCGCGAGCGCCCGAAGGCGAGGCGCCGCATTGCGTTGCCCCTGCGCCGCATCCCGTCCGAGACGAGGAACCTAAACTGTGA
- a CDS encoding NAD(P)H-dependent glycerol-3-phosphate dehydrogenase has product MTQQQPIAVLGGGSFGTAVANLLAENGYPVRQWMRDPAQAEAIRVNRENPRYLKGIKVHPAVEPVTDLLTTLNGSELIFVALPSSALRSVLAPHADLLTGKMLVSLTKGIEAHTFKLMSEILEEIAPNARIGVLSGPNLAREIAEHALTATVVASADEDLCQQVQAALHGRTFRVYASADRFGVELGGALKNVYAIIAGMAVALGMGENTKSMLITRALAEMTRFAVSQGANPMTFLGLAGVGDLIVTCSSPKSRNYQVGFALGQGLSLEEAVTRLGEVAEGVNTLKVLKAKSDELQVYMPLVAGLHAILFEGRTLNQVIEVLMRAEPKTDVDFISTSGF; this is encoded by the coding sequence ATGACTCAACAGCAACCTATTGCGGTTCTTGGAGGCGGCAGCTTCGGTACTGCTGTGGCGAATCTGCTGGCAGAGAACGGTTATCCGGTCAGGCAGTGGATGCGCGACCCGGCTCAGGCCGAGGCGATCCGTGTCAACCGCGAGAACCCACGGTACCTCAAAGGCATCAAGGTTCACCCTGCGGTTGAGCCGGTCACGGACTTGTTGACCACACTGAACGGCAGCGAGTTGATTTTCGTCGCCTTGCCCTCCAGCGCCTTGCGTTCGGTGCTGGCGCCTCATGCTGACCTTTTGACCGGCAAGATGTTGGTGAGCCTGACCAAAGGCATTGAGGCGCACACCTTCAAGCTGATGAGCGAAATCCTCGAAGAAATCGCCCCGAATGCGCGCATCGGTGTGTTGTCCGGACCCAATCTGGCCCGAGAAATCGCCGAGCACGCGTTGACCGCCACGGTGGTGGCCAGTGCAGATGAAGACCTCTGCCAGCAGGTGCAGGCCGCGCTGCACGGTCGGACGTTTCGCGTGTATGCCAGCGCCGATCGGTTTGGTGTCGAGCTGGGCGGCGCGCTGAAGAATGTGTACGCAATTATCGCGGGCATGGCGGTTGCGTTGGGCATGGGCGAAAACACCAAGAGCATGCTGATCACCCGTGCCTTGGCGGAGATGACCCGGTTTGCCGTGAGTCAGGGCGCTAACCCGATGACGTTTCTCGGCTTGGCCGGGGTCGGCGATTTGATCGTGACCTGCTCATCGCCCAAGAGCCGTAACTATCAGGTGGGTTTCGCCCTTGGTCAGGGTTTGAGTCTTGAAGAGGCCGTCACCCGTTTGGGCGAAGTGGCGGAAGGGGTGAATACCCTGAAGGTGCTCAAGGCCAAATCGGATGAGTTGCAGGTGTATATGCCACTGGTCGCGGGCTTGCATGCGATTCTTTTCGAAGGCCGTACGCTCAATCAAGTCATCGAAGTGTTGATGCGTGCGGAGCCGAAAACCGATGTCGACTTTATTTCCACCAGTGGTTTTTAA
- a CDS encoding response regulator — protein MTFRLNWGINTRTQIISLGPALLLTLLLISFFTFVRIQDLRQELTHTGQLIANQLAPASEYGVIVGNDDVLEGLMRATLATPHVRFLEVQDNANHVLMYVEQPKENGTRPTQVEIFQAPIRLQSLPLGNDVLQAPPPSASSSNEDYLGRVIVGMSNDAFSQRQQEILLKAGILALFTLLFTYILARRLALSLSQPISDMGEAVKAIQQGDYNRPLPVTDDSELGDLARHINNLAYGLERASREQQQTIDQLIQTREEAERANSAKSNFLAMMSHELRTPMNGVLGMLQLMETTQMTDEQTEYAALATESTEHLLRVINDILDFSRIEREALALEHIPFNLAELISTSAQAFHHNAQQRGISLELNIPLGLETLEVEGDPTRIRQILVNLIGNALKFTDLGSVQIETRWQPLDQESVWFTCTVCDSGIGISAERLELMFNAFEQADSSISRRYGGTGLGLPIARSLAERMGGTLRARSEESMGSIFTLEIPLALHRKKAPEQVPTFLAGNSNGKNQHVLLVEDNPVNQTVVEAMLRSLGFQVSVVSDGAQAVSVAQTGNFAAILMDCRLPVIDGYEATRQIRQLTNCIQVPIIALTANALHGDREACLQAGMSDYLAKPFKRTDLQQVLQRWLPFQASATGDKC, from the coding sequence ATGACTTTCCGCCTGAACTGGGGCATCAACACCCGCACCCAAATCATCAGTCTGGGACCGGCGCTGCTACTGACCTTACTGCTGATCAGCTTCTTCACCTTCGTGCGGATTCAGGACTTGCGTCAAGAATTGACTCATACCGGTCAATTGATCGCCAACCAGCTGGCTCCAGCGTCGGAATATGGCGTGATCGTGGGCAACGATGACGTTCTCGAAGGCCTGATGCGCGCTACACTGGCCACGCCCCACGTGCGCTTTCTGGAAGTGCAGGACAACGCCAACCACGTGCTGATGTACGTCGAGCAACCGAAGGAAAACGGCACACGACCCACTCAAGTGGAGATCTTCCAGGCACCTATCCGGTTACAGAGCCTCCCGTTGGGGAATGACGTCCTGCAAGCCCCGCCACCCTCGGCCAGCTCGTCGAATGAGGATTACCTGGGCCGGGTGATCGTCGGCATGTCCAACGATGCATTCAGTCAGCGCCAACAAGAAATCCTGCTCAAGGCCGGGATTCTGGCACTGTTTACTCTGCTTTTTACCTATATCCTCGCCCGTCGCCTGGCGCTGAGCCTGTCGCAACCGATCAGCGACATGGGTGAAGCGGTCAAGGCAATCCAGCAAGGTGACTACAACAGGCCATTACCGGTGACCGACGACAGCGAACTGGGTGACTTGGCGCGACACATCAATAACCTAGCCTACGGACTTGAACGCGCCAGCCGCGAACAGCAACAGACCATTGACCAACTGATTCAGACCCGGGAAGAAGCCGAACGCGCCAACAGCGCCAAATCCAACTTTTTGGCCATGATGAGTCACGAACTGCGCACGCCCATGAACGGTGTACTGGGGATGCTGCAGTTGATGGAAACCACCCAAATGACCGATGAGCAGACTGAATACGCTGCGTTGGCGACTGAATCAACCGAGCATTTACTGCGGGTGATCAACGACATCCTCGACTTCTCGCGTATTGAGCGCGAAGCGCTGGCGCTGGAGCATATACCGTTCAATCTGGCTGAACTAATCAGCACCTCGGCCCAGGCTTTCCACCATAACGCCCAGCAACGCGGCATCTCGCTGGAGCTGAATATCCCTCTGGGACTGGAGACCCTGGAGGTCGAAGGTGATCCGACCCGTATTCGGCAAATTCTGGTCAATCTGATCGGCAACGCATTGAAATTCACTGACCTGGGTAGCGTACAGATCGAGACCCGGTGGCAGCCTCTGGATCAGGAGTCGGTCTGGTTCACCTGCACGGTATGCGACAGCGGCATCGGCATCTCCGCCGAGCGCCTGGAACTGATGTTCAATGCCTTTGAACAGGCGGACAGCTCGATCTCCCGGCGGTATGGCGGTACTGGGCTAGGTTTGCCTATCGCCAGAAGCCTGGCCGAGCGGATGGGCGGAACGCTGCGGGCACGGAGCGAAGAAAGCATGGGATCAATCTTCACCCTTGAGATTCCGCTGGCGCTGCACAGGAAAAAAGCCCCTGAACAGGTACCGACCTTCCTCGCGGGTAACAGCAACGGCAAAAATCAGCATGTGCTGCTGGTTGAGGACAACCCGGTCAATCAGACCGTGGTCGAGGCGATGCTGCGCAGTCTGGGCTTCCAGGTCAGCGTGGTCAGCGATGGGGCGCAGGCTGTGAGCGTGGCTCAGACTGGAAATTTTGCGGCGATACTCATGGATTGTCGCCTGCCAGTGATCGACGGCTACGAAGCGACGCGGCAGATTCGTCAACTGACAAACTGCATTCAGGTGCCCATCATCGCCCTGACCGCCAACGCATTGCACGGTGATCGGGAGGCCTGCTTACAGGCGGGAATGAGCGATTACCTCGCAAAACCCTTCAAACGTACTGATTTACAGCAAGTTCTTCAGCGTTGGCTGCCCTTTCAAGCATCTGCGACTGGCGATAAATGCTAA
- the fabA gene encoding 3-hydroxyacyl-[acyl-carrier-protein] dehydratase FabA, with protein MTQQNAYTREDLLRCSRGELFGPGNAQLPAPNMLMVDRITHISAEGGKYGKGELVAELDINPDLWFFACHFEGDPVMPGCLGLDAMWQLVGFYLGWQGNPGRGRALGSGEVKFYGQVLPTAKKITYNIHIKRTMKGKLVLAIADGTVSVDGREIYSAEGLRVGLFTSTENF; from the coding sequence ATGACCCAACAAAACGCCTATACCCGGGAAGACCTGCTGCGCTGCAGTCGCGGTGAGCTGTTCGGCCCAGGTAACGCGCAACTGCCCGCCCCGAACATGCTGATGGTAGATCGCATTACCCATATCAGCGCAGAGGGTGGCAAGTACGGTAAAGGTGAATTGGTCGCCGAGCTGGATATCAATCCGGACCTGTGGTTCTTCGCCTGTCACTTCGAAGGTGACCCGGTGATGCCAGGCTGCCTGGGCCTTGATGCCATGTGGCAACTCGTCGGCTTCTATCTCGGTTGGCAGGGTAATCCTGGCCGCGGCCGAGCTTTGGGGTCGGGCGAAGTGAAGTTTTACGGTCAGGTTCTTCCGACCGCAAAAAAAATCACCTACAACATCCATATCAAACGCACCATGAAAGGCAAACTGGTCCTGGCAATTGCCGACGGCACCGTGAGCGTTGATGGTCGCGAAATCTACAGTGCCGAAGGCCTTCGGGTCGGCCTGTTCACTTCCACTGAAAATTTCTAA
- the fabB gene encoding beta-ketoacyl-ACP synthase I, translating to MRRVVITGLGIVSCLGNDKDTVSANLRASRPGIRFNPEYAEMGLRSQVSGSIDLNLEELIDRKIYRFVGHAAAYAYLAMKDAIVDSGLSEDQVSNPRTGLIAGSGGASTLNQMEALDILREKGVKRVGPYRVTRTMSSTVSACLATPFKIKGLNYSIASACATSAHCIGNAMEQIQMGKQDVVFAGGGEEEHWSQSFLFDAMGALSSQYNETPEKASRAYDAKRDGFVIAGGGGMVVVEELEHALARGAKIYAEIVGYGATSDGYDMVAPSGEGAIRCMQMALSTVEGPIDYINTHGTSTPVGDAKEMEGVREVFGTNAPAISSTKSLSGHSLGAAGVHEAIYCMLMMEGNFIAGSANIEELDPVVADMPILLKTRENAKVDQVMSNSFGFGGTNATLVLKRWQGK from the coding sequence ATGCGCCGCGTCGTTATCACTGGTCTGGGCATTGTTTCCTGCTTGGGCAATGACAAAGACACCGTTTCCGCTAATCTGCGTGCAAGCCGCCCTGGCATCCGTTTCAATCCGGAATATGCCGAAATGGGTCTGCGTAGCCAGGTTTCCGGCTCCATTGACCTCAACCTCGAAGAGCTGATCGATCGCAAGATCTATCGCTTCGTCGGCCATGCAGCGGCTTACGCTTACCTGGCCATGAAGGACGCTATCGTCGACTCCGGGCTGTCCGAAGACCAGGTGTCCAACCCGCGCACAGGCCTGATTGCCGGCAGCGGCGGCGCGTCGACGCTTAACCAGATGGAAGCGCTGGACATCCTTCGCGAAAAAGGCGTCAAGCGCGTTGGCCCATACCGCGTCACGCGGACCATGAGCAGCACCGTCTCCGCCTGTTTGGCCACCCCGTTCAAGATCAAGGGCCTGAACTACTCCATCGCGTCTGCCTGCGCCACCAGTGCTCACTGCATCGGTAACGCAATGGAACAGATCCAGATGGGTAAACAGGACGTGGTCTTCGCCGGTGGCGGTGAAGAGGAGCACTGGAGCCAGTCGTTCCTGTTCGACGCGATGGGCGCTCTGTCCAGCCAGTACAACGAAACGCCGGAGAAAGCCTCCCGCGCTTACGATGCCAAACGTGACGGTTTCGTCATTGCCGGTGGCGGTGGCATGGTCGTGGTTGAAGAGCTGGAGCATGCTCTGGCTCGTGGCGCGAAAATCTACGCAGAAATCGTCGGCTACGGTGCAACGTCAGATGGCTACGACATGGTCGCCCCAAGCGGCGAAGGCGCTATTCGCTGCATGCAAATGGCGCTGTCCACTGTTGAAGGCCCGATCGACTACATCAACACTCACGGGACTTCGACTCCGGTCGGCGACGCGAAAGAGATGGAAGGTGTACGTGAAGTCTTCGGCACCAATGCGCCTGCTATCAGCTCGACCAAAAGCTTGTCGGGTCACTCTCTGGGCGCTGCCGGCGTTCACGAGGCGATCTATTGCATGCTGATGATGGAAGGCAACTTCATTGCTGGCTCTGCCAACATCGAAGAGCTGGACCCGGTTGTCGCCGACATGCCGATACTGCTCAAGACCCGTGAAAACGCAAAAGTCGATCAGGTCATGAGCAACAGCTTCGGCTTCGGTGGCACCAATGCCACCTTGGTGCTGAAACGCTGGCAGGGTAAGTAA
- a CDS encoding substrate-binding domain-containing protein has translation MDEYDRNVGARPGISRGSDPKRMKRPYLLGIVSITAFFFLAAVPVHAQNSPSPLARDDVKNATAFVSQAQQIVAKATLKAHWSGPESGPPAPRGKNIAFVAEDLRNGGIIGVAQGAREAAAVMGWSLKIFDGGGSSAGRAKAFADALAANPDGLILCGSDARENHAALETFANQGVPVVAWHAGAQPGPIAGTPVAMNVTTDPVEVARLTALAAVAQSMGHAGVVILTDSRYSIATAKAKAMEDVIQSCKGCTLLEVRDIAISESGERMPAITRDLLLRYGKRWTYMLAINDIYFDYSTATLTSAGIPSNGLNLLSAGDGSASAFLRIQAKTYQTVTVAEPLNLHGWQVMDELNRLLAGLPVSGFVAPVHLVNVDNVAFDGGEKFQYDPDNGYRTMYRRLWNR, from the coding sequence ATGGACGAATATGATCGCAATGTCGGCGCAAGGCCTGGCATCTCACGTGGTAGCGACCCCAAGCGAATGAAGAGGCCCTACTTACTCGGTATCGTTTCAATTACAGCCTTCTTTTTTTTAGCTGCAGTTCCCGTGCATGCCCAAAATTCACCAAGTCCGCTGGCCAGAGACGATGTCAAAAACGCCACGGCCTTCGTCAGCCAGGCACAGCAGATCGTTGCCAAGGCAACCCTCAAAGCTCACTGGAGCGGCCCCGAGTCCGGCCCTCCCGCCCCTCGGGGAAAAAACATTGCCTTTGTGGCAGAAGATTTACGCAATGGCGGAATTATCGGTGTTGCGCAAGGCGCACGCGAGGCGGCAGCGGTGATGGGCTGGTCGCTCAAGATATTCGATGGCGGCGGATCTTCAGCCGGACGCGCGAAAGCCTTTGCCGATGCGCTGGCAGCAAACCCCGACGGCCTTATCCTGTGCGGCTCCGATGCACGCGAGAACCATGCAGCACTGGAAACCTTTGCCAACCAAGGCGTGCCTGTCGTTGCCTGGCACGCGGGCGCGCAACCGGGGCCGATTGCCGGCACGCCTGTCGCCATGAACGTCACCACCGACCCGGTGGAGGTCGCGCGCCTCACTGCATTGGCGGCAGTAGCGCAATCAATGGGTCATGCTGGCGTGGTCATCCTGACCGACTCCAGGTACAGCATCGCCACAGCCAAGGCCAAGGCCATGGAAGACGTCATCCAATCCTGCAAAGGGTGCACCCTGCTGGAAGTGCGCGACATCGCAATCTCCGAGAGTGGCGAGCGTATGCCCGCGATTACAAGGGATCTGCTCCTGCGATACGGCAAACGCTGGACGTATATGCTGGCCATCAACGATATCTATTTCGACTACTCAACTGCAACGTTGACCAGCGCCGGGATACCGAGCAATGGGCTCAATCTGCTGTCTGCCGGAGATGGCAGCGCTTCCGCATTTTTGCGAATTCAGGCAAAAACTTATCAGACCGTCACAGTGGCCGAGCCTCTGAATTTGCACGGATGGCAGGTGATGGATGAATTGAACCGACTCCTTGCAGGGCTCCCTGTCAGCGGATTCGTAGCGCCAGTTCATCTGGTCAATGTCGACAACGTCGCTTTCGATGGCGGGGAGAAGTTCCAGTACGACCCAGACAATGGCTACCGGACTATGTACCGCCGCCTATGGAACCGCTGA